The following coding sequences are from one Gadus morhua chromosome 10, gadMor3.0, whole genome shotgun sequence window:
- the pcgf1 gene encoding polycomb group RING finger protein 1, producing MAEQGPTAIATRLRNQLQSVYSLDPLRNEEEVKLKIKELNEHIVCYLCAGYFIDATTITECLHTFCKSCIVKYLQTSKYCPMCNIKIHETQPLLNLKLDRVMQDIVFKLVPGLQESEDQRIKEFYQSRGLERVVQPSGDDAMPDSTGLPYTSFDHSKAHFYRYDEQVSLCLERHSSTHPGKDKNKLTLQQKFVRCSVRAEVRHLRKVLCHRLNVEKHQVQMLFNNESLPDHMTMKRLWLSHWFGKAQPLVLHYTVKEKRR from the exons ATGGCGGAGCAAGGTCCGACGGCCATCGCGACGCGGCTCCGTAACCAGCTGCAGTCGGTGTACAGCCTGGACCCGTTGCGGAACGAG gaggaggtgaagctgAAGATCAAGGAGTTGAACGAGCACATCGTGTGCTACCTGTGCGCGGGCTACTTCATCGACGCCACCACGATCACGGAATGTCTGCACACCT TCTGCAAGTCGTGCATCGTGAAGTACCTCCAGACCAGTAAGTACTGCCCCATGTGCAACATCAAGATCCACGAGACGCAGCCACTGCTCAACCTGAAGCTGGACCGCGTCATGCAGGACATCGTCTTCAAGCTGGTCCCCGGCCTGCAGGAGA gtgAGGACCAGAGGATCAAGGAGTTCTACCAGTCCAGAGGTCTAGAGCGTGTTGTCCAGCCCAGCGGAGACG ACGCGATGCCCGACTCCACAGGACTGCCCTATACCAGTTTCGACCACTCCAAGGCTCACTTCTACCGCTACGACGAGCAGGTGTCCCTCTGCCTGGAGAGACACAG CTCAACGCATCCGGGGAAAGACAAGAACAAGCTGACTCTTCAG CAGAAGTTTGTGCGCTGTTCTGTTCGGGCGGAGGTCAGACACCTCCGGAAGGTCCTCTGCCATCGGCTTAACGTGGAGAAACACCAG GTCCAGATGCTCTTCAACAACGAGTCGCTCCCCGATCACATGACCATGAAGCGATTATGGCTCTCTCATTGGTTTGGCAAg gCCCAGCCTCTGGTGCTGCACTACACggtgaaggagaagaggagatag
- the lbx2 gene encoding transcription factor LBX2, whose amino-acid sequence MTSSRDMKTGSVLMAGGEERRRGPLDQLPPPACSSKPLTPFSIEDILSRPSVRKAAAAVAAGAAVSVCPPRALDKVSGSSAGRPCLTTPSSPLCALEELASKTFKGLEVSVIQAAEGREHVNAFGQRQTSKKRRKSRTAFTNHQIYELEKRFLYQKYLSPADRDQIAQQLGLSNAQVITWFQNRRAKLKRDLEEMKADVESLKKIPPQALQKLVTMEDMEEDDPQDPRGGGSGGVSPSESHRGAFPGSPGSSRDHTTDEFSEEDEEIEVDD is encoded by the exons ATGACCTCCAGCCGAGACATGAAGACGGGCTCCGTGCTGATGGCCGGCGGGGAGGAGCGGCGGCGGGGCCCGCTGGACCAGCTGCCCCCGCCGGCCTGCTCCTCCAAGCCGCTGACCCCCTTCAGCATCGAGGACATCTTGAGCCGACCCTCCGTGAggaaggcggcggcggcggtggccgcGGGGGCGGCGGTCAGCGTGTGCCCGCCGCGCGCCCTGGACAAGGTGAGCGGCTCAAGCGCGGGCCGGCCCTGCCTCACGACGCCCTCGTCCCCGCTGTGCGCGCTGGAGGAGCTCGCGAGCAAGACGTTCAAAGGCCTGGAGGTCAGCGTGATCCAGGCGGCCGAAG GCCGCGAGCACGTGAACGCGTTCGGCCAGCGGCAGACGTCGAAGAAGCGGCGGAAGTCGCGCACGGCCTTCACCAACCACCAGATCTACGAGCTGGAGAAGCGCTTCCTGTACCAGAAGTACCTGAGCCCGGCGGACCGGGACCAGATCGCGCAGCAGCTCGGCCTGAGTAACGCGCAGGTCATCACGTGGTTCCAGAACAGGCGCGCCAAGCTGAAGCGCGAcctggaggagatgaaggcagaTGTGGAGTCGCTGAAGAAGATCCCGCCGCAGGCGCTGCAGAAACTCGTGACcatggaggacatggaggaggacgACCCCCAGGACCCCCGGGGCGGTGGCTCCGGGGGGGTCTCCCCCAGCGAGTCCCACCGGGGGGCCTTCCCGGGGTCCCCCGGCTCCTCGCGAGACCACACCACGGACGAGTTctcggaggaggacgaggagatcGAGGTGGATGATTGA